A genome region from Nitrosopumilus sp. includes the following:
- a CDS encoding 30S ribosomal protein S4e: protein MVSIAGSKKLKRQMAPQFWGITRKDKRFVITVKPGPHKKSHAVPAAVFLRDMLKIVTSLREAKSTIYTGKVKIDGVVRKSLHHAIGLMDVIELENVSDIYRLVPTEEKLLKPIKIKESEKLKKLVRVVSKTTINKGRLQIGFHDGRSIISENKVNVGDTCLIRIPDVKILEIIKLEEGSQGLVTRGNNAGQIGKIETIEEGTFNLPKRIILALSDKKIEIPADIIMPIGKEEPIIQLK from the coding sequence ATGGTAAGTATCGCAGGAAGTAAAAAACTCAAACGCCAAATGGCACCACAGTTCTGGGGAATCACCAGAAAAGATAAACGATTTGTAATTACAGTAAAACCAGGCCCACACAAAAAGAGTCATGCCGTACCAGCAGCAGTATTTCTAAGAGATATGTTAAAAATTGTAACAAGTCTTAGAGAAGCAAAAAGTACAATTTACACAGGTAAAGTAAAGATTGACGGAGTAGTAAGGAAATCACTTCACCATGCAATTGGATTAATGGATGTTATTGAATTAGAAAATGTTTCAGATATTTATCGTCTAGTTCCAACAGAAGAAAAGCTTCTAAAACCAATAAAGATTAAAGAATCAGAAAAATTAAAAAAACTAGTTAGGGTTGTTAGTAAGACTACAATCAACAAAGGAAGATTACAAATAGGGTTCCATGATGGTCGTTCAATAATTTCAGAAAATAAAGTCAATGTTGGTGATACATGTTTGATACGAATTCCAGATGTAAAAATTCTTGAAATAATAAAATTAGAAGAAGGTAGTCAAGGGTTAGTTACACGAGGTAATAATGCAGGTCAGATTGGCAAAATAGAAACCATAGAAGAAGGAACATTTAACCTTCCAAAAAGAATAATTCTTGCTCTAAGTGATAAAAAAATCGAAATCCCAGCTGACATCATAATGCCAATAGGTAAAGAGGAACCAATAATTCAATTAAAGTGA
- a CDS encoding 30S ribosomal protein S17, giving the protein MTRDIGLKVKEPSRECEDKHCPFHGGLSIRGKLFDGKVTGNKARQTITLEKDSPIYFSKFKRYARGTSTIHAHVPGCIDVESGDHVLTAECRPISKSVSYVVVEVKV; this is encoded by the coding sequence ATGACTAGAGATATAGGGTTAAAGGTTAAAGAACCATCAAGAGAATGCGAGGACAAACATTGTCCATTCCATGGCGGTCTATCAATAAGAGGTAAACTTTTTGACGGTAAAGTAACTGGAAATAAAGCAAGGCAGACTATTACATTAGAGAAAGATTCACCAATCTATTTTAGTAAGTTCAAAAGATATGCAAGAGGTACAAGTACAATTCACGCACATGTTCCAGGTTGCATAGATGTTGAGTCGGGAGATCATGTATTGACTGCAGAATGCAGACCAATATCAAAATCAGTGTCATATGTAGTTGTGGAGGTTAAAGTATAA
- a CDS encoding 50S ribosomal protein L22, protein MGRFNYAFQNYDTTRHVRSSVREKNISHKHAREVAVSIKGLHIEKARDYLHAVINKRRAVAFRRYKNQVGHKSDPGMMSGRYPQKTAKEFIKVLDNLESNAEYKGMDLDRLRIINATVHKGVIVKRFTPRAMGRATPKNNVLTHLELVAQEI, encoded by the coding sequence ATGGGTAGATTCAATTATGCATTCCAAAACTATGATACAACTCGTCATGTACGCTCTTCAGTGAGAGAGAAGAATATTTCACATAAACATGCACGTGAAGTAGCTGTATCAATTAAAGGACTTCATATTGAAAAAGCAAGAGATTATCTTCATGCAGTAATCAACAAAAGAAGAGCTGTTGCATTTAGAAGATATAAAAACCAAGTAGGACATAAATCAGATCCAGGTATGATGTCTGGACGTTATCCACAAAAGACAGCAAAAGAATTCATCAAGGTTTTAGACAATTTAGAATCAAATGCAGAATACAAAGGAATGGATTTAGATAGATTAAGAATCATTAATGCAACAGTTCACAAAGGTGTGATTGTAAAAAGATTTACACCAAGGGCAATGGGCAGAGCAACACCCAAGAATAATGTTTTAACACACTTAGAATTGGTGGCACAGGAGATTTAG
- the rpmC gene encoding 50S ribosomal protein L29 yields the protein MTRISMKTIKQLNEKDLKKKVQDTRGELTKLRVDAAKGTLRKESGKLKPLRRDIARMLTRINEMSKQK from the coding sequence ATGACCAGGATTAGTATGAAAACAATCAAACAATTAAATGAAAAAGATCTAAAGAAGAAAGTTCAAGATACACGTGGTGAACTCACAAAGCTTAGAGTAGATGCAGCCAAAGGAACATTAAGAAAAGAAAGCGGTAAACTAAAACCATTACGTCGTGACATCGCAAGAATGCTAACTAGAATTAACGAGATGAGCAAGCAAAAATGA
- a CDS encoding cytochrome c biogenesis protein CcdA: protein MVEITLAVAVIAGMGSFVAPCILPMIPAFLAYISGTTLSELSQNRGSNTLSINRTNIILNSVFFVLGFSVIFSTLGVIINSVLATSASELVGGLNQIGGVIIIGFGIFLLLSMKFNKLNMEKKIIPKRSSASYPMSFVFGLAFAVGWTPCVGPILGTILTLAATTPSIAFNLLLAYSLGLGIPFILMGVFYSRATKIIRSMSKHLRYYNVFLGSFIIILGILVFTNQLAYIANFPLLNELLLLG, encoded by the coding sequence ATGGTAGAGATCACGCTTGCAGTTGCAGTAATAGCAGGAATGGGATCATTTGTTGCACCATGTATTTTACCAATGATTCCAGCATTTTTAGCATATATTTCTGGTACTACATTATCAGAGTTAAGCCAAAACAGAGGCTCCAATACACTATCTATCAACAGGACCAACATTATTTTAAATTCAGTATTTTTTGTTTTGGGATTTTCAGTAATATTTTCGACATTAGGTGTAATTATCAACAGTGTTCTTGCAACATCAGCAAGTGAATTAGTAGGTGGGTTAAATCAAATTGGCGGAGTGATAATCATAGGATTTGGAATTTTTCTTCTACTTTCAATGAAGTTCAATAAGCTAAACATGGAAAAAAAAATTATTCCAAAAAGATCAAGTGCAAGTTACCCAATGTCATTTGTTTTTGGTTTGGCTTTTGCTGTGGGTTGGACACCATGTGTAGGTCCAATTTTAGGAACTATACTTACACTTGCAGCAACAACTCCATCTATTGCTTTTAATTTATTATTAGCATATTCATTAGGGTTAGGAATTCCATTTATCTTGATGGGAGTGTTTTATTCAAGGGCGACTAAAATTATTCGTTCTATGAGTAAACATCTCAGATATTACAATGTATTTTTAGGATCATTCATCATAATTTTAGGAATTTTGGTTTTTACAAATCAATTAGCATATATAGCAAATTTTCCACTTCTTAACGAATTGTTACTCTTAGGGTGA
- a CDS encoding 30S ribosomal protein S3: MSAVKNVIKDNYNMMLLRDYLREAIKDAGFSHAEISKTPVGTRVALHVTRPGIVIGRKGSGIRSLTDKLTTDFGLKNPQISVVEIDKPELAPSVMCNRMASHLERGTAFRRATMWTLKQIMEGGAMGVQITISGKLRGDRSAFEKHTAGILPRAGHHAEVIVDEDIAHVKTAMGLIGIRIRIARNEKLVPEFEMKVAKVKKLKQIKDKDTGKMRDETAAEVKARTESEQIAIEAEKMKELETMEEEEARFK, translated from the coding sequence ATGTCAGCAGTCAAAAATGTAATTAAAGATAACTACAATATGATGTTACTTAGAGATTATCTCAGAGAAGCAATCAAAGATGCAGGTTTCTCACATGCAGAGATTTCAAAAACACCAGTTGGAACAAGAGTTGCATTACATGTAACACGACCAGGGATTGTAATCGGAAGAAAAGGTTCTGGAATCAGATCTCTTACAGATAAACTTACAACAGACTTTGGATTAAAAAATCCCCAGATATCAGTAGTTGAAATTGATAAACCCGAATTAGCTCCTAGCGTAATGTGTAATAGAATGGCATCACATCTAGAAAGAGGTACTGCATTTAGAAGAGCAACAATGTGGACATTAAAACAAATAATGGAAGGTGGTGCAATGGGAGTTCAAATAACAATCTCTGGAAAACTTAGAGGGGATCGTTCGGCGTTTGAAAAACATACCGCAGGAATTTTACCAAGAGCAGGGCATCATGCGGAAGTAATTGTGGACGAAGATATTGCACATGTTAAAACTGCTATGGGGTTAATTGGGATTAGAATTAGAATTGCAAGGAATGAAAAATTGGTTCCAGAATTTGAAATGAAAGTAGCAAAAGTAAAGAAATTGAAGCAAATCAAAGATAAAGATACAGGTAAAATGAGAGATGAAACAGCAGCAGAGGTAAAGGCAAGAACAGAATCAGAACAAATTGCAATTGAAGCTGAAAAAATGAAAGAGCTTGAAACAATGGAAGAAGAAGAGGCTAGATTCAAATGA
- a CDS encoding 50S ribosomal protein L14 has product MAKQAGKGVEEFRPYVTRSIPIGANIVCADNSGAKILEIINVPRHHTRTSRLAAASVGDFCNVVVKKGPAELRKQVYGAVIIRQKYAVRRLNGVRVCFEDNAAVLITPEGETKGTDIKGPVAAEASEKWPRVANLASMVV; this is encoded by the coding sequence ATGGCAAAGCAGGCAGGTAAAGGAGTAGAAGAATTTAGACCATATGTGACAAGATCAATTCCAATAGGCGCAAACATAGTGTGTGCCGATAATTCAGGGGCTAAAATTTTAGAAATAATCAATGTTCCAAGACATCACACTAGAACATCAAGATTGGCTGCTGCATCAGTAGGCGACTTTTGTAATGTTGTAGTCAAGAAAGGACCAGCAGAGCTTAGAAAACAGGTTTATGGTGCAGTAATAATTAGACAAAAATATGCAGTTAGAAGACTAAATGGCGTGAGAGTTTGTTTTGAGGATAATGCAGCAGTTTTGATTACACCAGAAGGAGAAACTAAAGGAACAGACATTAAAGGACCAGTTGCTGCAGAAGCTTCAGAAAAATGGCCAAGAGTAGCTAACTTGGCATCAATGGTGGTATAA
- a CDS encoding 50S ribosomal protein L3: protein MGARKYHQPRRGSLAYSPRIRAKSMEARIRSWPKLDVEEPKILAHCGFKAGCVQLVTIDDRDKVPNAGKQLVSLGTVLVTPPVLILGVRGYSKDHYGAHAEFNVYAEDIPKNIAKEITIKNIEGSIENAEKRLSKIKEIFAIVAVSPRAAGLAQKKPYIFEALVSGGNIQKQFTHVKELLGKEIKIDQIFETGTTVDVAAITKGKGWQGVIQRWGVKKKQHKSRKTVREVGSLGPISPQSVMYTVPRAGQMGFHQRTEYDKRIMVMGNTDNSEIKINPDGGYKHFGLVKGDFIILKGSVPGTYRRLIKLRSQIRNAPAKITKPNILEVVI, encoded by the coding sequence ATGGGTGCTAGAAAATATCATCAACCACGTAGAGGAAGTCTTGCATATTCTCCTAGAATACGTGCAAAGAGTATGGAAGCAAGAATTAGATCATGGCCAAAACTAGATGTAGAAGAGCCAAAAATTTTAGCACATTGTGGATTCAAAGCAGGATGTGTTCAATTGGTAACCATTGATGATCGTGACAAAGTACCTAATGCAGGAAAACAACTTGTGAGTCTAGGTACTGTCTTAGTAACACCACCTGTACTAATTTTAGGAGTAAGAGGATATTCAAAAGACCATTACGGTGCACATGCAGAATTTAATGTCTATGCAGAAGATATTCCAAAAAACATTGCAAAAGAAATTACAATTAAAAACATAGAAGGTTCAATTGAAAATGCAGAAAAAAGATTGAGCAAAATTAAAGAGATATTTGCAATAGTTGCAGTATCACCACGCGCAGCAGGATTAGCACAGAAAAAACCATATATTTTTGAAGCTTTAGTAAGTGGTGGAAATATTCAAAAACAATTCACTCATGTAAAAGAATTACTTGGAAAAGAAATCAAAATTGATCAGATTTTTGAAACTGGCACAACAGTTGATGTAGCAGCAATTACTAAAGGTAAAGGATGGCAAGGTGTAATTCAAAGGTGGGGTGTAAAAAAGAAACAACATAAATCAAGAAAGACAGTAAGAGAGGTTGGTTCACTTGGTCCAATATCTCCACAAAGTGTCATGTATACAGTACCAAGAGCAGGACAAATGGGATTCCATCAAAGAACAGAATATGATAAAAGAATCATGGTGATGGGAAATACAGATAACAGTGAAATCAAAATTAACCCCGATGGCGGATACAAGCACTTCGGATTAGTTAAAGGAGATTTCATTATTTTAAAGGGTTCAGTTCCTGGAACATATAGAAGATTAATTAAACTTAGGAGTCAAATCAGGAATGCACCAGCAAAAATTACTAAACCAAATATTTTAGAGGTAGTTATCTAA
- a CDS encoding 50S ribosomal protein L23 — protein sequence MNIDQAMKIIVKPYITEKTFAMVENESKICFIVEISAKKPEIAEAVSTLYKEKVIKVNTARTIYGKKAFVQFENTEKARDLATKIGML from the coding sequence ATGAATATAGATCAAGCAATGAAGATCATAGTCAAACCATATATCACAGAGAAGACATTTGCGATGGTAGAAAACGAGAGTAAAATTTGTTTTATTGTAGAAATTTCAGCGAAAAAGCCAGAAATTGCAGAAGCAGTGAGTACATTATACAAAGAAAAAGTAATCAAAGTAAACACAGCAAGAACAATTTACGGCAAAAAAGCATTTGTTCAGTTTGAGAATACAGAAAAAGCAAGAGACTTAGCAACTAAGATAGGAATGCTATAA
- a CDS encoding archaeal proteasome endopeptidase complex subunit alpha, with protein sequence MLPAQQGYDRAITVFSPDGRLYQVEYAIETVRRGTIAVGIKCKEGIVIAVEEKPRKLQISDNAQKIFQIDDHVGVAAAGYIPDARSQVDNARFFSQSNKMIYDEPVEVETIAKHLADQCQQYTQYAGVRPYGVALILGGVINKTPQLYLTDPSGTYISYNAIAIGSGSDQVTDFLEKNYKNDLSLDDAGILAAGGIYLSSEDKEGTSHIRMAHIKIETGLYELVPNEQIIKYAKSAQEKYPHDKK encoded by the coding sequence ATGCTTCCTGCACAACAAGGTTACGATAGAGCAATTACTGTATTCTCACCAGATGGGAGACTATACCAAGTTGAGTATGCAATAGAGACAGTTAGAAGAGGAACGATTGCAGTAGGGATCAAATGTAAAGAAGGAATTGTAATAGCAGTTGAAGAGAAACCAAGAAAATTACAAATCTCAGATAATGCTCAAAAGATTTTCCAAATTGATGATCATGTTGGAGTTGCAGCAGCAGGATACATACCAGATGCAAGGAGTCAAGTAGACAATGCACGATTCTTTTCTCAAAGTAACAAAATGATTTATGATGAACCAGTTGAAGTTGAAACAATTGCAAAGCACTTAGCTGATCAATGCCAACAATACACACAATATGCTGGAGTGAGACCTTATGGTGTAGCATTAATTCTTGGGGGAGTCATAAACAAAACACCCCAATTGTATCTAACTGATCCTAGTGGAACATACATTTCATATAATGCCATAGCAATCGGTTCGGGCTCTGATCAAGTGACTGACTTTTTAGAAAAAAATTATAAAAATGATCTTTCATTGGATGATGCTGGAATATTAGCTGCTGGTGGAATTTATCTTTCAAGTGAGGATAAAGAAGGAACAAGCCATATCCGAATGGCACATATCAAAATAGAAACAGGTTTGTATGAATTAGTTCCAAATGAACAGATTATAAAATATGCAAAATCTGCGCAAGAAAAATACCCACACGATAAAAAATAA
- a CDS encoding 30S ribosomal protein S19 — MVKEFLYRGIPKEELDSLSLEKLFLLFNSRQRRSLTRGINDGKRKLIEEIKSAKAGKVKNPIKTHVRDLIVLPYMVGVTVNVFSGKEFRPVAITSEMIGHYLGEYVITNKRVSHGAPGVGASRSSLYVPLK; from the coding sequence ATGGTTAAAGAATTTTTATACAGAGGTATTCCAAAAGAGGAATTAGATAGTTTATCATTAGAGAAGTTATTCTTATTATTCAATTCAAGACAAAGAAGATCACTTACTAGAGGGATTAATGATGGAAAAAGAAAATTGATTGAAGAAATAAAATCTGCAAAAGCAGGTAAAGTAAAAAATCCTATCAAAACACATGTAAGAGATTTGATAGTTCTGCCATACATGGTAGGTGTTACGGTAAATGTTTTCTCAGGAAAAGAATTTCGTCCAGTTGCAATTACATCAGAAATGATTGGGCATTATCTGGGAGAATATGTCATAACAAACAAGAGAGTTTCACATGGTGCACCAGGTGTAGGTGCATCAAGATCCAGTCTCTATGTGCCACTAAAGTGA
- a CDS encoding thioredoxin family protein codes for MKTEIKTALILTIIIVIGISTISIVLSTLDMHTQSSDKSFEMNSFEKINKSGFKMAPDLVGIAYYLNTTPEELSKEIKGKVILYDFWTYSCINCIRTLPYITEWNAKYLDQGLLIIGVHSPEFEFEKDPENVKMAIAKYGISYPIVLDNDMKTWKAFENRYWPRKYIADHEGYLRYDHIGEGGYKETEKVIQNLLEERAASLGIQTTTSQSLVDIKEFEHSMFRTPELYFGYKFAQNRNQLGSEEGFHPEKTISYSEPTNIELHKFYPIGYWKNYEDSMKLDSDTGSIKLLYNAKEVNIVTENNAELEIFLDGQILPAKYAGRDISSDGTLKVSKAGLYNIISNENSSSHIIEIKVSGKGFQIFTFTFG; via the coding sequence ATGAAAACAGAAATTAAGACAGCGTTAATCTTAACAATAATAATCGTCATAGGTATAAGCACAATTAGCATTGTGTTGTCCACACTCGACATGCATACACAATCATCAGACAAATCATTTGAAATGAACTCATTTGAGAAAATCAATAAATCTGGATTTAAAATGGCACCTGATTTGGTTGGAATAGCATACTATCTAAATACTACTCCTGAAGAATTATCAAAAGAGATCAAAGGCAAGGTTATTCTTTATGATTTTTGGACTTACAGCTGCATAAATTGTATCAGAACACTTCCATACATTACTGAATGGAATGCAAAATATTTAGATCAGGGATTATTAATCATAGGAGTTCATTCACCTGAATTTGAATTTGAAAAAGATCCTGAAAATGTGAAGATGGCAATTGCAAAATACGGGATTAGTTATCCCATAGTATTAGATAATGACATGAAAACATGGAAAGCATTTGAAAATAGATATTGGCCAAGAAAATACATTGCCGATCATGAAGGATATCTAAGATATGATCATATTGGAGAGGGAGGATATAAAGAAACGGAGAAAGTTATTCAGAATCTTTTAGAAGAAAGAGCAGCATCATTAGGAATTCAAACAACAACTAGCCAATCACTTGTGGATATCAAAGAGTTTGAACATTCGATGTTCAGAACACCCGAATTGTATTTTGGATATAAATTTGCACAGAATAGAAATCAACTAGGAAGTGAAGAAGGGTTCCACCCTGAAAAAACTATTTCATATTCAGAACCAACAAACATAGAGTTACATAAATTCTATCCAATAGGATATTGGAAAAATTATGAAGACAGTATGAAATTAGATTCAGATACAGGTTCTATAAAATTACTTTACAATGCAAAAGAAGTAAACATCGTAACTGAGAATAATGCAGAACTAGAGATATTTTTAGATGGGCAAATACTACCTGCAAAATATGCTGGAAGAGACATCTCATCAGACGGCACACTCAAAGTATCCAAAGCAGGATTGTATAACATCATAAGTAATGAAAATAGTTCATCACATATAATAGAAATCAAAGTGTCAGGTAAAGGATTCCAAATATTTACATTTACCTTTGGTTAG
- a CDS encoding ribonuclease P protein subunit codes for MITADNITAHEFIGLNTEIVKSTNPQVIGLNGRIINETKSMFTINTQKGIKLIAKETNNWKFSIDGNDVVVNGSKITKRPFDRIGVRHD; via the coding sequence ATGATCACAGCAGATAACATTACAGCACATGAATTCATAGGATTGAACACAGAGATCGTAAAGTCAACTAATCCTCAAGTCATAGGATTAAATGGAAGAATCATCAACGAAACAAAATCAATGTTTACAATAAATACACAAAAGGGAATAAAATTAATTGCAAAAGAGACCAACAATTGGAAGTTTTCAATAGATGGAAATGACGTAGTTGTAAATGGTTCCAAAATTACAAAAAGGCCATTTGACAGGATTGGAGTAAGACATGACTAG
- a CDS encoding 50S ribosomal protein L5 yields MSQVTESSMKKISLDKVVLNMGVGKSGDVINIARKALDEISGKKSSARNAKETQRDWGVRKGEPIGVAVTIRGDDAVALLKRLLEAKGNTVNGKSFDNFGNFSFGIKEHIDIPGVKYDPQIGILGLGISITLTRPGYNIRSRSKHKARVGKTHVISSKEAKDYLTKEFGVTVT; encoded by the coding sequence ATGTCTCAAGTAACAGAATCCTCTATGAAAAAAATATCATTAGACAAAGTTGTTCTCAACATGGGTGTTGGAAAATCTGGAGATGTCATAAATATTGCAAGAAAAGCACTAGATGAGATTTCAGGAAAAAAATCTTCTGCACGTAATGCAAAAGAGACACAGAGAGACTGGGGAGTAAGAAAAGGAGAGCCAATAGGAGTAGCAGTCACAATTCGTGGAGATGATGCAGTTGCATTATTGAAAAGATTACTAGAAGCTAAAGGAAACACAGTCAACGGTAAATCATTCGATAATTTTGGAAACTTTTCATTTGGCATAAAAGAACACATAGATATTCCAGGTGTAAAATATGATCCCCAAATAGGAATACTAGGATTAGGAATTTCAATAACACTAACCAGACCTGGGTATAACATTAGAAGTAGAAGTAAACATAAAGCAAGAGTTGGTAAAACACATGTCATTTCAAGTAAAGAAGCAAAAGATTATCTAACAAAAGAGTTTGGAGTGACAGTAACATAA
- the rplX gene encoding 50S ribosomal protein L24, with product MKPTKMRNNLIYQATFQTRSKQLGSALSKELYKKYGKRSIRVIEGDSVKILRGEFKGVEGKVSKVSTQKNSVAIEGVKKEKTKGDKFDVHIHTSNLVVTSLNTDDKWRISRLERKDPTKQTKAIDKDKNEVNK from the coding sequence ATGAAGCCAACAAAAATGCGTAACAATTTGATTTATCAAGCAACTTTCCAAACACGAAGTAAACAATTAGGTAGTGCGTTATCAAAAGAACTTTATAAAAAATATGGAAAAAGAAGTATACGTGTAATTGAGGGCGATAGTGTAAAGATACTTAGAGGTGAATTCAAAGGAGTGGAAGGTAAAGTATCTAAAGTATCAACACAGAAAAACAGTGTTGCAATAGAAGGAGTAAAGAAAGAAAAAACTAAAGGGGATAAATTTGATGTACATATTCATACATCTAATTTAGTAGTTACGTCACTAAACACAGATGACAAATGGCGAATTTCAAGATTAGAACGAAAAGATCCAACAAAACAGACAAAAGCTATAGATAAAGACAAGAATGAGGTAAATAAATAA
- a CDS encoding DUF371 domain-containing protein, whose amino-acid sequence MRFEIQFSGHENIRSNHQKTIEITKKSHLTPQGDCIVGVNASASCFDLPQVLKDKLKNSDSKITFSISVQNHEFIIEGNGHQDLILTHEEDIVIRKSDFICPRTLAVKCDKASDLLPRSMVTLLRDPDTRGIFSIIVD is encoded by the coding sequence ATGAGATTCGAAATTCAATTTTCAGGACATGAAAATATCAGATCAAATCATCAAAAAACTATAGAGATTACAAAAAAGTCTCATTTGACCCCTCAAGGTGATTGTATCGTAGGTGTGAATGCTAGCGCAAGCTGTTTTGATTTGCCTCAAGTATTGAAAGACAAACTTAAAAACTCTGATTCAAAAATAACCTTTTCAATTTCTGTGCAAAACCATGAATTTATCATAGAAGGTAATGGACATCAAGATCTTATTCTTACACATGAAGAAGATATCGTAATTAGAAAAAGTGATTTTATATGTCCTAGAACTTTGGCAGTTAAATGTGATAAAGCATCTGATCTATTACCACGAAGTATGGTTACATTATTACGTGATCCTGATACTAGGGGTATTTTTAGTATCATTGTTGATTAA
- the rpl4p gene encoding 50S ribosomal protein L4 → MKASVYTTTGTKDGEIELPQIFATPFRRDLIHKAFTNLTSHKFQPQGRKPNAGMDVVADSNDPPTGQGVSRVARMRGGGGGRQGQGAEVASTRGGRQAHPPIVDKVIHKKLNRKENKLALCSAIAATASKELIELRGHKIEGIESFPIIISNDIESISKTSEMFKILESLKLTQDINRLESRKSRSGQSRLRGRSKKVGKSVLFVTSDSSKLNKAIGAIPGVEVKNAKDLSVLDLAPGSHPIRLTVYSKSALEEIGKIKSTHLEVMVKTK, encoded by the coding sequence ATGAAAGCGTCAGTATACACAACAACTGGAACAAAAGATGGCGAAATAGAACTCCCACAAATATTTGCAACACCGTTTAGAAGAGATTTAATTCATAAAGCATTCACTAATTTAACATCACATAAATTTCAACCACAAGGAAGAAAACCAAATGCCGGTATGGATGTAGTGGCAGACTCTAATGATCCACCAACAGGTCAAGGTGTTTCACGTGTTGCTAGAATGCGTGGTGGTGGTGGTGGAAGACAAGGTCAAGGTGCAGAGGTTGCATCAACTAGAGGAGGAAGACAAGCACATCCACCAATTGTAGATAAAGTAATTCATAAAAAATTAAACAGAAAAGAAAACAAGTTAGCATTATGTTCTGCAATTGCAGCAACAGCATCAAAAGAGCTAATAGAATTAAGAGGCCACAAAATAGAGGGCATAGAATCATTCCCGATTATAATATCCAATGATATAGAATCAATTTCAAAAACAAGTGAAATGTTTAAAATATTAGAATCTTTAAAATTAACACAAGACATTAACAGATTAGAATCTAGAAAATCACGTTCAGGGCAATCAAGATTGAGAGGACGAAGTAAGAAAGTTGGAAAAAGCGTTTTATTTGTAACATCAGATTCTTCAAAATTAAACAAAGCAATAGGTGCAATTCCAGGAGTGGAAGTCAAGAATGCAAAAGATCTGAGTGTATTGGATCTTGCCCCAGGTTCGCATCCAATTAGATTAACCGTATATTCCAAATCTGCACTAGAAGAAATTGGAAAAATTAAGTCAACACATCTAGAAGTTATGGTGAAAACAAAATGA